The genomic segment TTAAGCAGTGTAAAGCAGCTTGTGGTGATACATTACTTAAAGTGATTATCGAGACTGGTGAGTTAAAACAAGCGCATTTAATTAAGCGTGCTAGCGAAATTTGCATCGAAGCAGGCGCAGACTTCATCAAGACGTCGACTGGCAAAGTCGCTGTTAATGCGACACCTGAAGCAGCTGAAATCATGCTTAACGTGATTAAAGATATGGGTGTTGCTCATCGTGTTGGTTTTAAACCTGCGGGCGGTATTCGCACGACTGAAGATGCGAAGTTATTTTTAGATATGGCCGCCGATATTATGGGCCAAGAGTGGATTGATGCTGAACATTACCGTTTTGGTGTATCTGGTCTGCTAACTAGCTTACTGAATACTTTGGACGTTAGCGAACAAGTTGCGGATCCAACTGCATACTAATCGCTATTAGCGCCGTTTTATGACGGCGCTTTTATATTAATAATTTAGCTTAAGCTTGCCACTGCTGTTATTAAATTAATATTTCTTTACCACTCTTCATCATTACAACTTTCTATCGCTTCTGGTCCTTCGTTCTAATCGCTTAATCAATCATATTTCGTTGACTTAACGCTGCAAATTGTCGCATCAATATGGGCTGTACTTATTCTGTTTTATGATACGGGTTACGAGTCGCCATAAACTGGTATTTTTACGAGTTACGCGCTATTAGCTTAGCTAATACAATGATCGCAAGCAAAGCAGGTACGCGTGCTATAACTGAGAGTATTAATGACGCTTATAAATAGCGACAGCGTGAAAACTTGTTTTTAATCTAGTGTTTAGAGAGTTATTTAGCTTTTTACATTAAATCGCTATGTAACCTTCGACCTTACTATTGACCACTCAAATTTGGAATTGTTCATGAAAAAAATAAATAAAGCATTATCTCTCACATTAGCAGCAGTTGTATCTATGCCGACTCTGGCTGAAAGCGTAAATACTGATGATTTTTCTTTTGGTGGGCGTATTGAAGCTAGGGGCGTACTTGCCGATAGCGATTTTTCAGATGCTTCTCGTGTGCGTTTAAACGGTCAAGGTAAGCACGAAATTAATGACGATATAACAGCAGTTGGTAAATTCGAATATGAACTAACACAAGATAGCGCAGAAACTGATACAACAGTAAAAAACAAAACGCGTTATGCTTATGTTGGTGCTGAAACAGCTTTTGGTACAGTAACATACGGTACACAGGATAACGCTGTTACTTACCTGACTGACTTCACCGATATGGCTGAATACTTCAGTGGTTACACCAACGAAAACATCACAGCAAGTGGTGACCGAGCTGAAGATACGATTCTTTATAGCTTTACCAAAGGTGATTTAAAATTCAACGCATCTGCTAACCTAAAAGAAACCGAAAATGGCGGCGGCTTAATGGTTGCTTACCAAGTAATGCAAAATGTTGAATTGAGTGCTGGTTATGCGGCAACAGAAGCGGCTGAGAACGAAACTAACTCATCAGATGTATACATGGTTGGTGCGCGTTACACTAAAGATACTATTTTGGTTTCAGGTTTAGTACAAACAGGTACTTTAGCTGATGATGACTTCAATGCAGTTGATGCATTCGCATCTTATGGCTTTGGTCAAAATACAGTAAGCGTGTCATATAACTATTACAGTGCTGATGAGAACGAAGAACTAGACCTTAACTTCGTGGCATTTGAATATGGTCGTTATATTGGTGACGTAGCTGCATATGCGGGCTATAAAGTGGCATTCAACGATGATAATTCTGCTGGTACTACCAAGAATCCACTCAATGCTGATGAATTCATCATGGGCGCTCGTTACTCTTTCTAATCTTGGCTAATGAATGCCGAGCTTATTGAGATAGCCGCTCCTAGTGAGTTGCGTGTAACTTAGTTCATTGCTTCTGCCGGTTTCTTAGTCTTTACCGTAGCAGCAAAGCATATATCCTTTATGAAAAATCCCGCTTATTTGCAGTAAGCGGGATTTTTTTTGCTTTTTAAATCAGATAGTCTCCTTATTTAAAGACCTTTATTTAATCCCAACCTACATGAATCGCCTACTGTTGATTTGACTTACTAGCAAAAAAAAGCTATAGTATTCGACTGACCAAATCAAAGGGGTTAAAATGTTAAATTTAGATGAATTG from the Moritella sp. Urea-trap-13 genome contains:
- the deoC gene encoding deoxyribose-phosphate aldolase, which produces MSDLKAVALKALSLIDLTTLNDNDTDEKVIALCHDAKTAVGNTAAICIYPRFIPIAKKTLREQGTPEIRIATVTNFPHGNDDIAIAVAETKAAIAYGADDVDVVFPYRTLIAGDEKLGFELVKQCKAACGDTLLKVIIETGELKQAHLIKRASEICIEAGADFIKTSTGKVAVNATPEAAEIMLNVIKDMGVAHRVGFKPAGGIRTTEDAKLFLDMAADIMGQEWIDAEHYRFGVSGLLTSLLNTLDVSEQVADPTAY
- a CDS encoding porin; translation: MKKINKALSLTLAAVVSMPTLAESVNTDDFSFGGRIEARGVLADSDFSDASRVRLNGQGKHEINDDITAVGKFEYELTQDSAETDTTVKNKTRYAYVGAETAFGTVTYGTQDNAVTYLTDFTDMAEYFSGYTNENITASGDRAEDTILYSFTKGDLKFNASANLKETENGGGLMVAYQVMQNVELSAGYAATEAAENETNSSDVYMVGARYTKDTILVSGLVQTGTLADDDFNAVDAFASYGFGQNTVSVSYNYYSADENEELDLNFVAFEYGRYIGDVAAYAGYKVAFNDDNSAGTTKNPLNADEFIMGARYSF